A stretch of the Streptomyces sp. WMMB303 genome encodes the following:
- a CDS encoding RNA polymerase sigma-70 factor, which yields MINLSAHPDQQVFHEHRSLLFSVAYRLLGTAADAEDAVQDAWIKWSAADRSQVADPKAYLTRIVSNLALERLRSTRHKRETYLGPWLPEPILTGGDASEAVVDTESVSMAMLVVLETLSPLERAVFVLKEVFDFSHAEIAEAVERSEPAVRQAAHRAREHVRARRPRFAADRTRQREATERFFAATTGGDINTLMELLSPDVTLWTDGGGKVRQALRPVVGASTVANWFAAIGTVPYQGIAPADMHAELVVINGGPGIVFSGPGRVIATVTFDFGADGRITAIHNVANPDKLHAVADGTAYDIGAP from the coding sequence GTGATCAACCTGTCAGCCCACCCCGACCAGCAGGTCTTCCACGAGCACCGCAGCCTGCTGTTCTCCGTGGCCTATCGACTCCTGGGCACCGCGGCCGACGCCGAGGACGCCGTCCAGGACGCCTGGATCAAGTGGTCCGCCGCGGACCGCTCGCAGGTGGCCGACCCCAAGGCATACCTGACGAGGATCGTCTCGAACCTGGCGCTGGAACGGCTGCGCTCGACTCGGCACAAGCGCGAGACCTACCTGGGGCCGTGGCTCCCGGAGCCCATCCTCACCGGTGGGGATGCCTCCGAGGCCGTCGTGGACACCGAGTCGGTGTCGATGGCCATGCTGGTGGTGCTGGAGACGCTCAGCCCGCTGGAGCGCGCGGTGTTCGTGCTCAAGGAGGTCTTCGACTTCAGCCACGCCGAAATCGCCGAGGCCGTGGAACGTTCCGAACCTGCGGTGCGGCAGGCCGCGCACCGGGCCCGCGAGCACGTGCGGGCCCGGCGGCCGCGCTTCGCAGCCGACCGGACCAGGCAGCGCGAGGCCACCGAGCGGTTCTTCGCTGCCACGACCGGCGGTGACATCAACACCCTGATGGAACTGCTGTCCCCGGACGTCACCTTGTGGACCGACGGCGGCGGCAAGGTCCGCCAGGCCCTGCGCCCGGTTGTCGGCGCAAGCACGGTGGCCAACTGGTTCGCGGCCATCGGTACCGTCCCGTACCAGGGCATCGCGCCGGCCGACATGCATGCCGAACTCGTCGTGATCAACGGCGGGCCGGGCATCGTCTTCAGCGGGCCGGGACGCGTGATCGCCACCGTCACGTTCGACTTCGGCGCCGACGGGCGCATCACCGCCATCCACAACGTGGCCAACCCGGACAAACTCCATGCCGTCGCCGACGGCACCGCCTACGACATCGGGGCGCCCTGA
- a CDS encoding FAD-dependent oxidoreductase yields MTGTRRVVVLGAGYAGMSAAIQLAARSNRREVRVTVVNAQERFTERMRLHMTATGQRLAELSIPELLEGTGARFVRGWVTAVDADARTVRIDDDRVLHYDTLVYALGSVADTSAVPGAEDHAYTLSSAPDAELLADRLRRLGSGTVVVAGSGLTGTESAAEIAERHPELDVVLQGRTEPGAAMNPKAKAYVHAALDRLGVQVRTGAEVVKVLPDGVELAGGERIAADAVLWTSGTRVSPPAAAAGLAVDRRGRIVTDATLRSVSHPDVYAIGDAAAIRQRYGVLHGTCQGGMPTGVHAALSIERILRGKQPMPFRFGYYHTPVSLGRGDAVVQFTRPDDSPRRIFLTGRMAVRYKETVTASPWPTYGRMKKMPTSGAFWPRGGRFTRVREAR; encoded by the coding sequence ATGACGGGCACACGCCGTGTGGTGGTCCTGGGAGCCGGGTACGCGGGGATGTCCGCGGCCATCCAACTGGCGGCCAGGAGCAACCGGCGCGAGGTACGGGTGACCGTGGTGAATGCGCAGGAGCGGTTCACCGAGCGCATGCGGCTGCACATGACGGCGACCGGGCAGCGGCTCGCCGAGCTGAGCATCCCGGAGCTGCTGGAGGGCACGGGGGCGCGATTCGTACGGGGCTGGGTGACGGCGGTGGACGCGGACGCCAGGACTGTACGGATCGATGACGACCGGGTCCTGCACTACGACACGTTGGTGTACGCGTTGGGCAGTGTGGCCGACACGTCGGCGGTGCCGGGCGCCGAGGACCATGCGTACACCCTGAGCAGCGCCCCGGACGCCGAGTTGCTCGCCGACCGACTTCGGCGGCTCGGCAGCGGCACGGTGGTGGTCGCCGGCAGCGGGCTGACCGGCACCGAGTCGGCCGCGGAGATCGCCGAGCGGCACCCGGAACTGGACGTCGTGCTACAGGGCCGGACCGAGCCCGGCGCGGCCATGAATCCCAAGGCCAAGGCGTACGTGCACGCCGCGCTCGACCGGCTGGGCGTCCAGGTACGCACAGGAGCCGAGGTGGTGAAGGTTCTGCCCGACGGGGTGGAATTGGCAGGCGGGGAGCGCATCGCCGCCGACGCGGTCCTGTGGACGAGCGGTACCCGGGTGTCGCCGCCGGCGGCCGCCGCCGGGCTGGCCGTCGATCGTCGCGGACGCATCGTCACCGACGCCACACTGCGGTCGGTGTCCCACCCCGACGTATACGCGATCGGCGACGCAGCCGCGATCCGCCAGCGCTACGGCGTGCTGCACGGCACCTGCCAGGGCGGCATGCCGACCGGGGTGCATGCCGCGCTGTCCATCGAGCGCATACTCAGAGGCAAGCAGCCCATGCCGTTCCGCTTCGGCTACTACCACACGCCGGTGAGTCTGGGACGCGGCGACGCCGTGGTGCAGTTCACCCGCCCCGATGACAGCCCACGCCGGATCTTCCTGACCGGCCGCATGGCCGTCCGGTACAAGGAAACGGTGACCGCCTCGCCCTGGCCGACCTATGGCCGTATGAAGAAGATGCCCACCTCGGGTGCGTTCTGGCCCCGCGGGGGCCGCTTCACCCGTGTCCGGGAGGCCCGGTGA